Genomic DNA from Paenibacillus borealis:
TATTAACTATTAATACTGTATACCGGGAGGCGTATTCGTTCTAGTGAGTTCTCTGTTATAAAATAAACTTTATCTATACTGCTAAGCTCCTGCTGGCAATGATAACTATTATCAATTAGAATGAGATTATTCAAATTTAGCTCGCTATAGCCGAACTGCATTTCATTATAGCAGCATTCTCAGGAGGACTAGATCACATGTACATTCAAACCAGATCCATCGTAGTAGAAAAAGGCAACAGTAGCGCTGTAGTGGAACGCTTCAGCAAACCGGGGGCCATTGAAGAAATGGACGGGCTGATCGATCTCAGTGTGATGGTCAACAAGAAGAACAAGGAGCAGGAGGAAGTGCTTATCCTGATCCGCTGGGAATCGGA
This window encodes:
- a CDS encoding antibiotic biosynthesis monooxygenase, translating into MYIQTRSIVVEKGNSSAVVERFSKPGAIEEMDGLIDLSVMVNKKNKEQEEVLILIRWESEEAWKNWEKSDAHLQGHKNSRGQEKPAYIISTTVNMYHVQTVKEGKAYGKRA